TTGGTCACGATCTAACAGTTTAAACTATGCGATCGCAAATGACAACTGTTGACAGGATTTTTTTCAAGGCGATCGCCAATCGCTAATAACTGACAACTAATAACTGGCAACTGATAACTGGCAACTGAATATTAAGATAAGAATGGAATTAAACAACAATACTTAACGATGCCACTCTTTACTACTGGTAGCAAATTAATTCGCGACTTAGAAAAGCACGGGGCGCTGGGCGTTTACGCTCCGCTAGAAGGTGGGTTTGAAGGTCGTTATCGTCGCCGCCTACGTGCTACTGGCTACACAACCCTGAATATTACTGCTAGGGGGCTAGGAGATGTATCGGCTTATCTAACTGGAGTTCATGGCGTGCGTCCGCCACATCTGGGGAAGAAGAGTGTAGGTCAAGGGGCAGCAGTGGGATATGTTTATTACCTGCCACCAATAGTCAGCTACAACTTGGAACAACTCCCACCCAAGTCTAAAGGATTAGTACTGTGGATTATTGAAGGACACATTCTCTCGAATCAAGAAATTGAATTTTTGGTCAATTTGCCTAGCCTAGATCCGCGAGTAAAAATCGTCATAGAAAGAGGAGGAGAGCGCTATTTTCGCTGGCAACCTCTCCGAGATACCCTTGCACCTAGCTACCAAGCCGTATAAATACTTATTTGTCGTAAGAGCAAAAAATTTGGCGATCGATAAACAACAGAAATTAATCGAGGAAATCTTCTTTTTTATCAGTTGCACATTAGCATAGAAGTGTGACTGAGATTGACAACGCCTTACGCTCATTAAAGGAAGGTCACTGGTTCAAATTGATTTGCGGAGCCAGCTACCAGCATCTGCCTGCGGTAAGAAATCTTAGCTTAGCGTATACTCTGGCTGGTGCTGATTGCATTGATGTGGCAGCAGACCCATCTGTAATTGCGTCAGCGCAAGCCGCGATCGCCGTGGCAAGTACGTTAATGGAAGAAGCTCGACAGCGCGGCTTTGGCAGTCGAGGAAAGTTGCCTTGGTTGATGGTAAGCCTTAACGATGGCGAAGACCCACACTTTCGCAAAGCAGAGTTTAATGCGGTTGAGTGTCCCTCACAATGCGATCGCCCGTGCGAACGAGTTTGTCCTGCCCAAGCAATTGTGTTTCATCCCCCCAGGGACGATTATTCTCAAGTTGTCTCTTCTGGAGTTATATCGGAAAGTTGTTACGGCTGCGGGCGGTGCTTGCCTGTTTGTCCGCCGCAAATTATTTACACTCGCTCTTATGTATCGACACCAGGAGCGATCGCGCCGCTCGTACTTGCAACTGGTGTCGATGCGGTAGAAATTCATACCCAGGTAGGTAGAACAGCAGAATTTAAGCGTTTATGGTTAAGTATAGCTCCCTGGATCGAGCGCTTGAAACTTGTGGCAATTAGCTGTCCTGATGGTGATGGGTTAATAGAATATCTCCACAGCCTGTATCGTCTAATTTCTCCCCTTAAGTGTCCGATAATTTGGCAAACTGACGGGCGACCGATGAGCGGTGATATTGGCGACGGTACGACCTTAGCCGCCGTGAAATTAGGTCAAAAAGTCTTGGCAGCTGGCTTACCTGGATACGTTCAACTTGCAGGTGGAACGAACAGTTATACCGTTGCTAAGTTGCAGGCGGTGGGAATGTTAAGTCAAAAGTCAAAAGTTAGAAGTCAAAACAATGACGACTCCCGAATTCCGAATTCCGAATTCATTTCAGGAGTTGCCTATGGCAGTTATGCCCGCGTTTTGCTGTCGCCGATTTTGCACCAATTAGAACAAATGGAGGTAAATCCAGCCAATGAAAGAGCGATCGCCCGCTTGGAAAACGTACCGGAATTACTATGGCAAGCAGTAGAACTTGCCTATTCGCTGGTATCTCAACTGAAGTCTATGGAGTTGCCATAGAAAATTGCTAAACCTTCTCGCTATTGTTGACTGAATAGCTCTAGCCAGCATGACAAAAACAGACGATCTCCAGAAGTTGTTAGATATTTTGCCACTAGACATTAAAAATGTTTTAGAGCAACACCCACAACGGGACAGCTTAATTGAAGTGGTGATGGATTTAGGTCGTCGCCCAGAAGCTCGTTTTCCCGATCGCGCCGAGTACCTTGCTGAGTCTGGCATTTCCCACGATCAAATTAGATATAGCATACAGCGCGTGGGACATTTTGGTGGTGATAATCGGGCAGGACTGGCGCAAACTCTGCACCGGATTAGTGCGATTAGGAACCGTGCTGGCGATATTATCGGTTTAACCTGTCGTGTCGGACGAGCTGTCTTTGGCACGATTGGCATGATCCACGATTTAGTAGAAACCGGACAGTCAATTCTACTATTAGGTCGTCCTGGGGTGGGTAAAACCACAGCTTTGCGAGAAATTGCCAGAGTGTTAGCCGATGACTTAAATAAGCGTGTCGTCATTATCGATACTTCAAACGAAATTGCAGGGGATGGAGATGTTCCTCATCCAGCCATTGGACGGGCGCGACGAATGCAAGTATCGCGTCCAGAATTTCAGCATCAAGTGATGATTGAGGCAGTAGAAAATCACATGCCAGAAGTCATCGTGATTGATGAAATTGGTACGGAGTTGGAAGCTCTAGCGGCTCGTACCATTGCCGAACGGGGCGTACAACTGGTAGGAACGGCGCATGGCAATCAGATTGAAAATTTGATCAAGAACCCGACTCTATCAGATTTAGTGGGTGGTATCCAGTCTGTCACTTTAGGCGATGATGAAGCCAGACGGCGGCGGACGCAGAAAACTGTTTTAGAACGTAAAGCTCCACCAACGTTTGAAATTGCCGTGGAAATGCTGGAAAGACAACGCTGGACGATCCATGAAAGCGTTGCTGATACCGTCGATGCTTTGCTGAGAGGACGCATACCAAATCCACAACTTAGAACTGTCGATGCAGATGGTAAAGTCACGATTGTACGGCAGTCACCTACGCCGCTTCGGGGAGTAGGGCAAGATGGCTTTGGGCGGGGCTACGAGGTGGGCAATCCCAGGCAAGAGGAAGAATCGAAACTATCACCCACTATGACTGTAGGTGGGTGGCGTTCGACTGGACGAATGATCCCACTCGCTGCCGTACCAGAACCAGCCACGCGAGAACAAGAGTTCGAGCGCCTGTTGGATGAATCTCTGGCTCGAAGCGATCGCTTTAACAGCGATTTGGCGGTGAATGCGGGTCCGAATGGGGAAGATTTACCCTTGCATATTTATCCCTACGGTGTGAGTCGCCACCAGTTAGAGCAAGCAATCCAAGTGCTGAGTTTACCCGTGGTACTGACGAAAGATATTGACAGTGCCGATGCAATTTTAGCTTTGCGATCGCACGTCAAAAATCAGTCTAAGTTACGTCATGTCGCTAAGGCGCGTCACGTCCCAATCCACACGCTCAAGTCAAATACGATTCCACAAATTATCCGCACGTTGCGGCGGTTGTTGGATATGGACGAGCCAGTCGTACCGGACGAACGGGAACTGAGTTTATTCATCCAAAATGGCAGCGAGGACGAACTCGATGCTTTAGAAGAGGCTCGGTTAGCAGTGGAACAAATCGTCATTCCCAAGGGACAACCCGTGGAGTTGTTACCCCGTTCGGCAAAAGTGCGGAAGATGCAGCACGAACTGGTAGAACACTATCGTCTGAAATCGGATAGTTTTGGTGACGAACCAAATCGGCGCTTGCGGATTTATCCGGCGTAATGCCTTTTTTGGTAAATGTAGGGGCGCACAGCTGTGCGCCCCTACCAGTTCTGTATTTCACCCAGTTGAATACAGCTTTACGCCTCTAACAGATATACCGCGATCGCTTTGTAATAGCTGAAGTTGGCTCATCTGTATATTTTCAAATGTAACGCTATTGTGTGAGTGTAAAAGCAATTGTATGAGCGATCGCCAAGTCCTCTCACACCCATACTGAGGTAGATATGACACAGCGAAGGAACGTTGCTATCTTAATTTTTGATGAGGTAGAGATTTTGGACTTTTGCGGTCCCTACGAAGTCTTTGGAGTGACGGGAAAACGCAATGGCTCTGAGCCTTTCAACGTCTACACGGTAGCAAAGGAACGCCGACCGATAATCGCTCGAAATCAGTTAAGCGTTAATCCACAGTACACTCTCCTCGACTG
This window of the Chroococcidiopsis thermalis PCC 7203 genome carries:
- a CDS encoding R3H domain-containing nucleic acid-binding protein, whose product is MTKTDDLQKLLDILPLDIKNVLEQHPQRDSLIEVVMDLGRRPEARFPDRAEYLAESGISHDQIRYSIQRVGHFGGDNRAGLAQTLHRISAIRNRAGDIIGLTCRVGRAVFGTIGMIHDLVETGQSILLLGRPGVGKTTALREIARVLADDLNKRVVIIDTSNEIAGDGDVPHPAIGRARRMQVSRPEFQHQVMIEAVENHMPEVIVIDEIGTELEALAARTIAERGVQLVGTAHGNQIENLIKNPTLSDLVGGIQSVTLGDDEARRRRTQKTVLERKAPPTFEIAVEMLERQRWTIHESVADTVDALLRGRIPNPQLRTVDADGKVTIVRQSPTPLRGVGQDGFGRGYEVGNPRQEEESKLSPTMTVGGWRSTGRMIPLAAVPEPATREQEFERLLDESLARSDRFNSDLAVNAGPNGEDLPLHIYPYGVSRHQLEQAIQVLSLPVVLTKDIDSADAILALRSHVKNQSKLRHVAKARHVPIHTLKSNTIPQIIRTLRRLLDMDEPVVPDERELSLFIQNGSEDELDALEEARLAVEQIVIPKGQPVELLPRSAKVRKMQHELVEHYRLKSDSFGDEPNRRLRIYPA
- a CDS encoding NAD(P)H-quinone oxidoreductase subunit N, producing MPLFTTGSKLIRDLEKHGALGVYAPLEGGFEGRYRRRLRATGYTTLNITARGLGDVSAYLTGVHGVRPPHLGKKSVGQGAAVGYVYYLPPIVSYNLEQLPPKSKGLVLWIIEGHILSNQEIEFLVNLPSLDPRVKIVIERGGERYFRWQPLRDTLAPSYQAV
- the ldpA gene encoding circadian clock protein LdpA, producing the protein MTEIDNALRSLKEGHWFKLICGASYQHLPAVRNLSLAYTLAGADCIDVAADPSVIASAQAAIAVASTLMEEARQRGFGSRGKLPWLMVSLNDGEDPHFRKAEFNAVECPSQCDRPCERVCPAQAIVFHPPRDDYSQVVSSGVISESCYGCGRCLPVCPPQIIYTRSYVSTPGAIAPLVLATGVDAVEIHTQVGRTAEFKRLWLSIAPWIERLKLVAISCPDGDGLIEYLHSLYRLISPLKCPIIWQTDGRPMSGDIGDGTTLAAVKLGQKVLAAGLPGYVQLAGGTNSYTVAKLQAVGMLSQKSKVRSQNNDDSRIPNSEFISGVAYGSYARVLLSPILHQLEQMEVNPANERAIARLENVPELLWQAVELAYSLVSQLKSMELP